TCACCTCTTTAGACATTTTGCCGCTTTATCCTTGACGACTCCTTGAGAACCGACCGCAGAGGAACTAGCTGCGTCAGACAAGACCAGCGACAGGGTGAACGTACAAGAAATAGGAACGGAAACGCCTCTTCCCCTCAGCGATTGGTCTGTAGTTCCCGCGGTACTGTGTCGTCAATCAGAACTGTATTTTGATTGGTCTAAATTTTGTCAATCAATGCGAACAACCATTCACTGCGTAGTAGGCATTCGCCTTTGTCGACCATGAAGAAAAATGGCCGACCTAAATTACATAAAGCCAAAAATGAATGTGCCTTCATCTATAAACAAATTATCTGAATTGACAGAGAAATTGAATGCTCACATTTAAAAGGTGCTGAAAAAACGACTTATTAACTTTTTTCTACGAAACGAGCCTAAGAAAGACAATAAACAATATAAAAGATAGACAAATTGCCGTCTGGCTAAACAACACGGGAAATATCATTCGCATGTTGGTACACAAGATGTCCCGTAATCAAACAAACCGATGCAAAATGTACAACTCTTGAAGAGTTTATGCTAAAGTATAATTTAAAATGAGCCAAATTAGTTAATCTGGGCTTTGTGTGTGGTGACTAAAGGGGGAAAATAACATGAACATagagaaataaataaatgcagcaaGATTTAAAcgaaaaatatatgaaaacataAATTACTACAACAAAGTAGACGTATATATATTAATTTCTTTATTTTCAGTCAAATAATTGTAACCCTTTatgctgtgtttttttttattttgtattatCGTGTATACTTATTTTGTAAATTATTGTGACTGCAAGTTACTACAATTTTATAAACCGAACGTTAACGTTATAGAAAAGTTAAAATTTAGTAGGAAGGAACGTGTTTTCTAAACATTTATTATGTCACCAGCAGACTGGGGGCGGGTATGTTCATTGTGCGTTTTTAACGCGCGCTTTTTGCGCACGGCACCTTTATGTGCTACAGGCTAGATGCTAACGCTGGTGCTGCATTAGCTGCACTGCTGCCTCTAGATAAACGGAGCAGTCCCTGCGACCAGCGGCCTACATCCAGTGGGTTATACACTCCGAGGGTAAGAAACTGCGTTTTTGTAAATGTGCTTTACGCTGTTGCAAGTATCGGGTAGTTGTTTGATAAGTAAATTAGCGAGTATAGCATAGCTTTAGCACGTAAGCTAGCTCCTTTGGCTAGTTTGGGGTTAGTTAGCAGGACAAATCCCTTGGTCTTCATTGAACTGTGTGCTTTGTTCGTTTTCTGTGAGTGCAGTCTGGTCGCATATAACTATTTCAAACGGGCATATGTCGAGAAATGCACATGTATGGCCATTATATTAGCAGTTTTCCCATGCTTATCGTTCTGCTAGTGGGAAGAACGAGATTAAATGAAGATATTCATTGATGCACGGTAACCACGTTGTGTGGCTAACGCTCATGGTTGCAAACCTGCAGCTTGAGCTTAAATTTATGTGTTTACATGTGGACGAGCGCTGAGAAAAAATGGCATGTTTTGTGAGATGCTTGTTTGTGATTTCGTCGTGAACAGGAAAGTGCCATCGAACTCTAAAAGAGTGTAGTGTGAAGCACCCAACTCCGAGATGGGCAAAAAGTCACGTGAAGAGGAGTCCTCATCTGATGAAGAAGAGTATGTTGTGGAGAAGGTGCTGGACAGGAGGGTGGTGAAAGGCAGGGTGGAGTTCTTCCTTAAGTGGAAAGGATACTCTGAgtaagtaccaagtacctgtttactggtcagtgacttgatattcccgttttacacacacacacacacacacacacacacacacacacacacacacacacacacacacacacacacacacagcacaaaaAGCATCAGTGAAGCTGGTTTGAGCACACAATATTACCCTTTTAAAAATGAACGTGACATTTCAATGACTTGTGCTGTGATTTTCTGCAGCAAGCACAACACATGGGAGCCAGAGAAGAATCTAGACTGCCCTGAGCTTATTTCAGAGTTCATGAAGACCTATAAGAAAAGCAGCAGCAGCGGTGGTAGTTCGACACCTAGCAGCGGGGCCAGTAAATCAAGCACAGGCTCATCTGGACGCACTAAAGATCCCAGCAGCTTAAAAAAGAAGGGctctgatgaagaggaggaagaagaggaaggaggAAGTAAgccaaagaagaagaaagaggtaAATTATCTTCATTATAGGTGAATttcattgactacgtttacatgcagccaatatccgggttatgatcgggttaaggtcggtattcgggtttctgagttgatcagaataacccgtttacaagcccgTTTacaataaatagaaagagttacccctaacttgcataacccgatttaaatgcggacggtggggtagcgtcaagacatatggactacgtccagacgcaatatgcctcatttccggttcttcttgttccggtatccgtgaaaacaacaacacgtttcccagttcggaagagacggcgaccgcgtttgtttgtgctttagtttcttcgtcactgcgaaagtgtggtgctgtgccgcgactcgccatgttgctcccaacttgttgtttacttccggtgttctggcgcatacaagacgtctcgctactcaaaagaccaagattccttgcgaacagagcatgtgcagaacacacgctttgatggggatatcccggtatgcgtttacacgaccaaacattcgggttagaaaagggttacgccaggtgtagtaaccgggtttttaaaaacccggttatgagcatatccaggtttttggcggtgtttacaaggacctgcggaaccgggttattgtgaatattcgggttttaaaagggttactggctgcatgtaaacgcactcattctGATATGAATCATTTGTATGCGTGGGAGCATTTGTACTTAGCTCTTCTGAACTGATTTCTGTAAAGACTGTTTATATTTTAGCTAAATGTTGTAAAATGTATAATTTTGAGATGAAAATGATAAATTGTTTTTTTGAATTACCAATAATGCATTAACTTATGGGCAGGTGATGGGCAACACCTATACTTATTAAATAATATAAGTTATATCTAGATTTGACCTGTGTTTAGAATTGCTGAATTTATGGCCAATGAAATAGCCCTTTGGCAAATATTCAGCTggcatttttaattttttattttttatttttttacatttcaggATGAGATCCTAGTTGCACGTGGCTTTGAGAGGGGCCTAGAGCCAGAGAAGATCATTGGGGCAACCGACTCGTGTGGAGACCTCATGTTTCTAATGAAGTGGTAAGTTTTACTGGTAGACTCATTTTGGGAGATCTTCATTCTGTTATAATGACAATGCACTTACTTTTATGCACTTTGGTAATCATAATGCACCCATTTCGTAGTAAAACAAAATTTTCCTCAGACATAAACATTAGAAGCTAACCTAGCACAGGGGGGACTAACAGGCCTTTGTAGAGCTTGgtgacctgctgaacaggtaaTTCAACCATTCAGGTGTATTGCAGCAGTGAGatgactaaaacatgctgggtatgGGGATCTCAGACACACTTGATCTAAGAGGACTACTATTCATTCTCGTATGACAAAGAAATATGCTTAAGTATTATAAAGTACTTACATTTTCAACTATTAAATGTCTAAAACAGAACTGGTTAAACGGTGCAGAATTGTTGCACCAGAGCACAGCACGATGTCCTATCATGAGCTTAAATGTCTAACAACCTGAATCTTTAACACCACATTACTACTGGCAAATCATTCATTAGCTAATCGCTGTTCCGTCATAAACAGTAAGCCACATCATAAAACTTTATGCTATTGCATATTAGCTAAATTTATACATGCAGTAAATTGTCCCTAAGCAGAAGTGATGGTTGTAGATTTTGGAAATTTTGTTTTGAAATGGGAAATTTGGTTGAAATAATTTGGAAAAGTGAAGGACAATAAGGACAAACTAACAATCCCTAACAATGCGTGGATTCCTTAAGTTCTCTTGCTGTTCTGGTTTCTCGTACAGGAAAGACTCTGATGAGGCAGATCTTGTTCTCGCCAAGGAGGCCAATCATAAGTGCCCACAAATCGTCATAGCCTTCTACGAGGAGCGTCTCACCTGGCACGAAGACGGCGACAAGAAGGAGAAGGATGCTGTTAGCGCGTGAGTGTATCACCTCGGGAGGAATCCTCCACTGCAGGGACTACCTTAAGTCAGACATTTTTTTCCTCCATATCCAAAACTTTCATGTACCACGTCCAAAGGCAACACAATGACAGGCGATGCATCTTTCTCTTGTCCTCCCCTCCTTCCTCCATCCACGTCCCACTGGAGCACAATGACCCGGGCTGCTGAGAGGGGGCCGTCGGGCTGGAGGAGAAGATGTAGTGGGTGTGGGTGAAATGCTACTTGGGGAACTTTCTACTGTATTGTCTTTGTATTCATTACCTTTTTTTAATATCGATGTATGTTTTAGTGCTTACAGGATGTGATTCTATCAGTGAGGAGTGCAGTGTTATGATCAGGTGGGATTGAGTTGGAGTATTGACATTATGGAAGTAACCatctctgcactttcctgtctgtttaatcatgtcctttttaaactttttatctttgtagattttttttttttttttaccaaaatacAACGTTTAAATTTGAACAATCTTTGCTTGGTGATTCGCTTGCTAGAATTTTTTTATTTGCCGTTTTATTTTGTTGCTGCCTAGTGGTAACAAAGTAAAACCGCATAGACCGTGACCAAAACAGATGACAGcctctgaggtgtgtgtgtgtgtgtttgtgttaatcAACTTAAGTATTTTTTTAGACATTTTTATTTCTCTAAAATCCTCcctacacaaaaaaaaaaaacaacaacattttacccttttcaaatgtGAGATAGCGGTCAATTTCAATaactttttagttttgtttttctgGGTAATTTTAACATTTTGGACCAAATAGTTGGTGTATTCAGATGTTTTTCCTGGTTTAGTAAAACCTTAGTGACTTGCtccttttttatacattttattcatatGACCAGTTTTTAATGTTAATTTGCCAAGTCGGTTGGGTTCTTCCATTAAAATGGTTTTGTCCTAACTTTTTACCCAAGCAGAATTTCCAGATTGTTGAGCGGTTTTCTTGTGTCAAAATAAATGTTACAAACATGTGTACTGTATCACCCTTTAATAAACATTTTCAATGGTAAAGTGTATTATTTGTATTTTATTGGAGAAAATAAGATGCATATTTTTCTCCAGATTTAACTTTCTGCCTCAAATGGTCAGAAAACTAGATACATGCTATagaagaaattattttattataattgcttttttttttttttttgcaaaggaAATCATAAATTGCAGATAGTGAGACAGAGTTGCATTATCTGTCTTCTGTTTATTGGGAAGAAAATTGTTTCTTTTGCACCAGTTGCTGTTGCCCAGCAGATGGTGGTGTTGGTTAATATCGTTTTACAGTAGACTATCAGCTTTGTGGGAAGTAGTCCATGTTCAAACACCTTTTGCTGTTTTTACTAATGTTCATCTTTTCTTTTATGCGCCAACATCTGTTGGacccacacatttcattctaaaaACCTGGAGAAGTATGCATTGTTAAATTTTATTAAAGAGAAGTGCATTTATTTATATAGAAGCGTCCTAAATGCAAGGGAAAAGGCAGAATAAGTGATGCTTGGATGTGACCTATATGACTCATGGATCAGATATGGTAACCAAGATAACTGAGGCAAGATCTGTAAACTACTGGCCACTGTTGATAGGGTGCTGATCTCCAGCAGTCTACGGGcggggtgcaccctggacagagtgctaaTTCAGTGCagggcaacacaaagacacacaacatgcatgcacgcactcacacctaaggacaatttagacagaccaatcaacctgacagtcatgtttttgaactgtgggaggaagccggagtacccggagagaggcCATGTGTGAGCGGGGAacacatgcaaactccttgcagaaagaccccaggaccATCTTTCTGCAAGGCATCAATGCTAGCCGCTGTGCAGCCCCAAATATATTCATGTCAATATAATTTAAATTTTCACTATACCACTTCCTGGAGCCCATATGAGTTTCATTCTTGCTGCCAGAACAAAGTAGACGGTGCCACTGCAGAGGGAACTAAGATGCAAGATCAGAGATTTGCAGAATGGGTTgaatcttgttttatttttaccaccgtcatttttgtttcttttatagCATCTGAGGCCGATATGCACAGACAGGCACATCTACGCAGAGCCACTGGAGTACGTTGAAAACGATGGAATTTTCCTGGCAAAAAGGCTTTTACACTCCAAATGGAATGCAAAGGTCACTAGTAAATATCCAGCCCCTGGGACCATTAAGCTGGGCAAAGGGAGAGAGCAGCGGGTTGTTTTATGGAGCCTGGAACCGGCCGCTGACAAACACGGGCCAATAGGTTTGGTAGGGAAACCCTCTGAGCTGCTGGCTGGATTTCTGCCACAAAACAAGCATCCAAATACAGATGTTCCTACAAATTATCTTAGACAAAATTAAATAAGATACAGTTATAGTCAGAGCAAACATTGACCTTGAGCTGAAAGCTGTCTGTCTTGTCTTTACCTAGAAATTCTGTGTTTCTGTCCATCAGTGTCTCAGAGAGCACATTCAGAGTCTCAGTGGCGATTATGTGCTGCTGtaaattcttttatttattcacAACAGGCTCTTTACACTTCAAACAGAGTCCCCTACTAGTACCTTCTGGTGCAAATGAGTTCCACGGGGTGTTGCCCACAGCAGAGGTGGGTCGTCCTGCAGCACATTACAACAGATGAGAGCCGTAGGAGCTACTGTGCAGCTGTGCTGGGGGATTGGACTGACTCAGTGGGTCTAATCAGAGTTAAAGTTTGCTCAAGGATACCAGTAAAACCACAATTAGGTGTAAGTTTTTTATTGATAAGTGCTCTGAAGGCTTTAAGATATAGAGAAATACAACATGCAGTGGCATTTATTTTTGCACGGATCATGTGAGCACAATTGCCCAACAGCTGTGTCTCATTTTTTCCTTGTTGCATACATGTCTGCAGAGACAAGCGCCTCCTCATGGCTCCACGATGAGCTGTGTGAAGGTGATTGCAAAGGGACGCTCTAATTTGTGTGGCTATCCCACGTAATGCGCAGTGAAGCACTGTAGACAAAGCTTCTGAATGCCCCCCTTTCTAATCTgcaccacacctttaaagcaccAACCTTCTGCTGGCTGTGTTTCCCTTTCACCACCACCCCCGCAGctccccatcctcctccaccctccTCCCTTCATCTCCTCTCCCCACCAGGAGGTAAGAGTTATAGCTGCCATAAAAGGCAGGTAATGCATTGTTAACTAATTCTGTCTGCTCAGAGCTGATATATCCTCCGCTCTAAATCTCTGTGCTTCCAATAAAATGCAAATGCTAATGCTTGCCCTCCATGCACTGATATCATTTTTAACAGGCCAGAGGTAGATGCTAGAGAGGGGTTGGGTGGGCCAGAGATGGTCTGTGACATGCTGGGGCTTCAGGCTTTCACGGTACATTGTGTCATAAAGGAGACCTCGAGACCTGCACCAGGTGACCAGCGGTGCGAGTGAGTGTGAACATGGCCACCGGTATGCAAGTGAAACCAAAAAGTCTTCTTCACTGGTTGGTTAGAGCTGCACGAGCAGGAGGATGATGAAAGTGACTGTTATCAAGAAACCAGGACAAGATGTTTTTTAGTTATTCAACATCAAATAACAGAAGCCCATTTGCCTGTGGGTGTAATGCATCATATTTCCATGTTAATAGTAGTGTCACACTTCGTGTAACCTTGGGCTTCTAAATATTGATCCACTTCTAGATTTTCAATTATCTTGTGCCGTTTTTCTGCCATCTAGTAAGGACCAGTGATTTGTGTTCCTTCATTTCTGCGGGCTTGTCTTGTAATTAGACCATAAATTAATTTGCACAGATgagagaacaaaaaaaaaaagattgaagACACAGAGTAAGAATGTGGAGGATAGAGACAGAAAATCATACAAAAAGCACGACACTTTGTTTTATTTACTAGAATAAGGTAATTGGATTACAAATTCCAACACCATAACTTTGTCTTCCTGGATTCGTGATGCTTGCTTTGCTTTCAGCTAGTTaaaaacatgcagctaattatttATCGCAGTTTACTTCATCGATACACAACCAGAAATCATCCACTGATATGATTACGTCTAATTGCTTGTTGCACAACAACGAAACAATTAGGAAAAATTGGGTACATTAGTGTCAAAATGCGTGTGGGACATAGTAGTGGGACTGTGCGGCAAATCCATCAACGGGTTTAAAATGACCCCCAACGAAGTCAGAAACTGCATTCTTCAAGCTGAGGCTCTTATTTACAATGCAGCGCAAGCGGAGGTTTTAAAAAACCAATACATCTTTATTGATTTTAAATTGGTGGTATAAGTTCTCCTGCAACATTAGCTCATTGTCCCCCGCTGTTAAATTACACAGAAATCGGTGCTATCGCTGCACACTGTCTAAGTATTACACTGACAGCTCACTTTGCCATGTGGAGATGCACATTAGCCAAGCCTTAGTTGTTTGCTCAAAGCGATTAGGAGAAACATTATGATAGAAACGGGCCTTCGCTTGTTTTAGAAAAAGCTACATCTGCAGGCTCTAGCTTTAAACACCGTCCTGAACATAACCAGGAAGTAGGAGATCCGGGAGTGTTGTTACTATATTATGCCTTGGTTGATGTTCTGCAAGGCCACAGCATGAGCATGCTCTGATCAAGTCTTGTGAGGCCACAGAGGCAAGGTCAGGCAATGCAGAGGCCACCTGCTCCCCCATCACAAGGCCCCCCGTCAGCCCCTGGAGGAAACACGCCTGGTACAGACAGCATGTGTCCCTGAATTTACGATGGCGACTTATTGGCGGCCTTTCACGTTAAAAGTCATCTTGAGTTTCCCCCGGCCCGGCTGTATGTGTGGCAAGCGTTAATCCATTAACATTCGGCGCAGACACGTAGAGAGGCTGGCTTCCTGCCAGCCCTGAGCTCCGACGGTCCCTTTGACCCATGGCTGACCACAGCGTTCTCCTCGCCCCGCCTCGCCCGCGCTCCAAGCCACAGCTACCCTTGACACAAAGCAGAGCTGTAAACCATCTAACGTTACACTGTATATTAATGTGAAGCATTATATGCTTGAGGTAGTATACGCACAGCTTTATAACAGAGTAAGTGAAGTCCAGCTGTGAAAAATCCCATCTGTGTGCTGCGGAACGCCACAGCTCTTTCATTATAAGATGCTCAATTAACATAAAGTTTCACCCCCTTTTTTTAAAATTTCCATCAAGGATTAGAGTTCAGAGAGGCAATGGGATCCCTCTGATTTTCTGCAGGGGTGTGTGTTTCAAGAAGAGATATGAACGTTCGTATAAACTGCTCCACGAGGAATAGATCTGGCAGAACTTGAAATGCTGCAAGGCTTATCCAGGCCTTAGAAAAAAGGTGAGTTTTCAACAACATGAGCCGCTCTGCTGCTGGAGGTGGCTCCTGAACTGATTAGAATTTTAGTGTCTGATAAAGCCTTGATAAATACTTTATAAAGCCATGCTGCATAACAAATCTAACACATAAAAGAAGGAACAGGCAcacaagatgggggggggggggggggggggggctcttggCAGGTTCTTGAATAGATTTTATAATTCACTATTACAACCACCATCCTTGTAAGAGCCCTGTCAACTCTCTAGCCCCGCAAAATATATAAGTTAAACACACATTCAAGTGCTATTAGTCTAGTCCATTACACTGATTAGCAGTAAACACATTTGTAATAAAACTTTGTGAAATAGAGGTGGACGGTCCGCGCTCTGATTCACGGCTCGGTCCGGTGAAATATAACGTGTCTCAGACGCGTCGTGCTTCTCAGGTCCCTTTTTACTTTACAGGATCTGTGACACATGTGGCCCAATTTATCCAGACGGCTCATGTCTAAACACTGAGTCATTCATCTGAACCGCTGGCCAGAAGCAAACCCAGACGCAGCAGTGTGACAGAGGAGAGGGGTCCAGGAGATGTGAGGGGAATCTGGGAAGCAGAACAGACCAAACAGATGTCTCTCCACGACACAGACACCTCTTACTTCATCTCCTTGTTTCTCCTCCACCACTTTGCAGGTTGCAGTACTTTTCCCCCTGCGAGTACTCACCTTAAATCTTAACCATGTTTGTGCTGCTTGGTGTAAAAATGTGTTCAacatgcaccaaactgcaggtTACATAAGTGTTGCTGGAATGTTTATTGGTGCACTTTAACAGAACGTTTTATGCTTTTAACCAGGTAAAGGCtattagaagaagaaaaaagactgGATCATGTGTTTCCACTTTtgacctcctctcctccctggcaTGTACACACCTGGCTCGGTTTAGAATGCTGTTTTGGAGGAATAGCTGTTGGCTATTAGTTTCATCAGGATCGCTTTACCTAACAAACATTCTCACAGGCCGgtttgaacgtttcatgcatgTCAAGTCAGCGTGAGGATCAGAAACCTACTGTTGGTGTAAAcagtaaaaaatgttaaaaataaagaTTTGAGCGAGCAAGAGGAAAGAACGTTTGATAGCTGTTGTTAGCGAGGTGGCTTCACTTCAAGATGACATCTTTAAGGGAATATTTTAGCTCCAACTATGTGAAAATCTATGTCAGATGTGTTGCCTTGATTATGGGAAGGGCAAATCACGGCCACCTCAGACTCTGAGCTGCTCATCTGTTTCCTATTGGAGGAAGTAATGCTGGCAGGAAAGAAGGGGCAAGTAGATGAAGGCAGCCTGGAATAGAGGGATGGTAAAAAGAGAGCTAAGAGGTAGGGAAACAGGAAATGACTGTGTGACCCACTGGGTCCACTTATAACCCTGCCAGAACCCCCCGGCCACAGCCAACCTACTGCGCCAGCAGTTTCCATCACCTGCTGCTTCTGGTTCCTGCACATAAATCCAGGTGCTCCTAAATAAAGCTCCATTTCTGCAGGAGCCGCAGGGAGCTGGAGGGGAGGCAGAGGGGCAGGGCCACAACAGAGAAACTCTGCCTCCATCTGAAAGAGCGTGCATAAAAAATATACTGCTGCCTTAGAAAAAGAAatatatgtacacatatatatttatacaccAGTAGAGGTGAATAGACACCTGGGAATGCCTTTCAGTCCCTTGCTAGTTGAAAGTGCCACTTCATTATTTCTGTCTTCTAATTAAAATAAACTGAACCATTGAACATAAAGTTTGGGGGTGTTGTTTTATTGCTGCTTACTATAGCTGCAAGTTATTAATATTTGCCTGATCCACAGAGAGAGCGATCGTAGCTCCTCACTGCCCCCTGACAAACTGAGTGGGTGCTGCATCCCTGAGCTGATAAACCTGGAAATCATCCTCGCCTCCAGCCAGGGGTCTTTACAGTACCTCCAGCGCTCCCTGGTGATGGATTAATGCACtgttgttgtcattttattgCCATTTTATTGCCCTGGTGCAATTTACCAGGCTTTATGTGCCTCCGCTGTCCGGCGAAGGAACGCGCAGGCGCACCAGAGCCGCATTCCTAAACAAAAGGCCAGCTCTCGCCTGAGGACTGCGCAtgggcaccacacacacacacacacacacacacacacacacacacacacacacacacacacacacacacacacacacacacacacacacacacacacacacacacacacacacacacacacacacacacacacacacacacacacatttattattatttgaacacagataggtgctaaacaaGTGTGTGGATGAGAGGCTCAGTGAATGTTACTGCTGCTGTGTTCCACACTCACCACCTGAGGGCAACATCGCTCAGCTGGCCTGCAGCTACAGCTCTGGGTTAAACATCTCTGAACATCATATTAAACTGATCCGTCTTTTAAGTTAGTTCATGCATTTTCATCACTGCAAAGCAAACTGGATTTCTGATCTACTGATGATTTGTCGCAGTGACAGGACCGTGCCGTTTAGATGAtggattttgacatttttaaaaTCCCGCAgtgatatataagcatttaatcttCTCAACAACCCCAACACCTTGCCCACCAACACAGCAAAACACATTTTACATGTTATTGCTACACAGTTTTAAA
The sequence above is a segment of the Nothobranchius furzeri strain GRZ-AD chromosome 15, NfurGRZ-RIMD1, whole genome shotgun sequence genome. Coding sequences within it:
- the cbx5 gene encoding chromobox protein homolog 5 — encoded protein: MGKKSREEESSSDEEEYVVEKVLDRRVVKGRVEFFLKWKGYSDKHNTWEPEKNLDCPELISEFMKTYKKSSSSGGSSTPSSGASKSSTGSSGRTKDPSSLKKKGSDEEEEEEEGGSKPKKKKEDEILVARGFERGLEPEKIIGATDSCGDLMFLMKWKDSDEADLVLAKEANHKCPQIVIAFYEERLTWHEDGDKKEKDAVSA